GCGCCAACTACCGGAACGTTTATCTGACTGATACTGCCATTTCAGTAGGTGCATGAGTAGCCGCGTGAGTTGACTTCGCAGTGCTTTCCTCTCGCTGTTGCCCAAGTCTTCGACCTCTTCAATCAAATGCTCAATATCCAGCTCATCAAATTTCCCCTGCTTAAGCAGCTCGGCAGTTTGGTCTGCCCATTCAACGAAGTCAGTCTCATGGAGAGGCTGATGAGTTGCAGTGGATAGCTGTGTGCTGGTCATATCAATTGTCAGGTTTACCTGCATTTACAGCTTAACAGCGCCAAGAAATACAACAAATTCCGCGACTTGCAATAGATAGATAGCAAGTCTAGGAGTTGTGCTGTGTTAAAAACCCTAACCCGCCCCAGGCGGACAACAGAACCACCTGAGGAGTCCTCAGAACCACTGCGGAAGTCCCCTGCTACCCGGCAAGGTAACTTCCATAAGTTTGTAGCTGCTGCCCTAGGCTTACAAATCTTCACAGCCTTGGGTGTGCTGCTGCTGGGGATGGGGTACCTGCGCCTATCGAGCCGCCCTCCAGTGCTGGTGGAGCGGGCCAACGGGGAATCGTTCCAGGCAGAGCAGCAGGATCCAGACTATCGAGATTCCAAAGCGATTCAAGAGTTTGTGGAGACGATGTACGGCTCTTTGTACAACTGGTCAAAGGTCACCACTACCAAAGGTGGCTTCAAGGCAGAGACGGGTTACCAACGGGGCAAGGTCAACATCCCGCTGCGGATGGCTGCAGCAGAATTCGGACTTTCCCCTGAAGGAGACTTCCGGGCCGGGGTGCTCGACAAGCTAGCAAAAAGTTATGGCCGTTATGCCCGTTCCGTCCAAGCGGGTGATTTTTCGCAGCTGATCAACATTCGAGAGGTATCCGACCCAATGCCTTTGGAAGACGGCGGTTGGAAAGTGTCGATTGTGTCGGACCTGATTATCACCTCACGCACGGCTCGTCCTGAGAATATCCCTCTGAATCAGACGGTGTATATCAGCCCTGACCATCGAGATAAATTACCGGACCCCACAAATGAGTTTGAGGCCCATCGCAATGAGATTAGAGCCTATGGCCTGCTGATCTATGCCATCCGCGATATCGAAGTTGATGATCCCACTGCCGAGTCGAGAGCATTCCGATGACCGAGAAAATTCAATTTTTCCCAAACGCAAAAGCAGAAGAAGCCCCCCAAGCCGCCGAGCTAGACACCAGCTCCATCGTTGTTGACCTTCCGGCAGATTCTGCTTCTGAAGAAGATGAGGCTTTGCTTCCAGAGGACTTCGACCCAGAGGAGCTAGATATCGAAGCGGCTCGTACGGTCCAGCATCCGATGCAGACGCCTTGGACAAAGATGGCTGTGGTCTTTGTGCTGTGTACGGCAGGCTTTGCTGTATTGATGCTTTGGTATAACTCCGCCAAAGGGGTCAAGCTAACGAAAAAGCAAGAAAAAACCGAGCGGGTTCAACTCGCGTCTGCAGCGGAGGTGAATGCGAATAGCGATCGGATAGAAAACGCCGTCCAGTCCGGTAATATCGCCCGAGAACGAGCGGCAGACAAGCTAGCTGAAGCAGAGAAGCAGAATCAAAAGGACGCTAGAACTCAAAATAAGCCAGCCCCTCGTCCCCCCTCTCGCTCCACCACCGCCAGCCGCCCTGCTCCACCGCCGCCGAGATCCCCGCGCCCCCGTCCTCGGATCGCGTCCCGTCCTGCTCCACCACCCCGCAGAGTCTCTCCCGCTCCCCCACCCAGGCCCGCGCCCAGGTCGGCTCCAGCCCCTGCGCCCGTAGTGGCTAAAGCTAAGCCAGTGGATCGCTCACCTGTGTATGGCGGTCAGCTTCCCCAAGCCGAATCCGCCCCCGTTCAGCCCAATCAACCTGAATTTGAATCTCAGCTTGTGTCACAACAGGCTGAGTTTGACGAATTTGCCAGTGGTCCTGGGCAGAACGCCCCCTTAGCCGCGCAACAGGATGCATTCCTGCAGGGCCAGACGATGACGACGGTTCCCTCGGGCACCACGCTCCGAGCCTCCGTAGAATCGGAGGCGATTGCTTCCGATAGCGCGACCTTCACCGCCGTCACGACGGAGGAAATCGCTGGCATACCGCAGGGTTCAGAAGTGTTGGCCCAGATTGTCCAGTTAGCTCCTGGCGGCTACTTTGAGGCGGAACTGATCGCGCTCAATGGTTCAGAAGTAAGTCCTGGGAGCACTCGGATTTTCAGGGATAACGGCAAGCTGATGCGGGCCAAGGGTGGGAAGCGCAAAAAGGGCTTTTTCAGTAGTGGCCTGGGCCGGATGCTCACCGGCTTTGCTCAGGATGCCGGAGAGAGCTGGATCCGCGATCGGGTGGGTGGCAACCGGACGCTGAACAACGGAGCCAGAGAAGTCTTAGTGCTGGCAGATCAGCCCCGGTCACGCCAGTCGGACACGAGGGAGCCAGAAGAAACATCTGTGCTCATTCCCACCGGCAGCATTGTGATCACATTCGAGCAAGAAGCTTATATATCGAGGTAATTGATTATGTTCAAACAATACGCACCCTTGGCCTTGCTGGGAGCCGCAACGACCGCGGTTGTCCTGCCGTCATTGCCAGCCCAAGCCGCTCAGCGGTTCACCGTCTCGCAGGCGGCAGAGAAAGCCAAGGTGAATCTTAATCCCAACGAAGGGGTATACATCCAGCTACCGCCCTCAATGCCGATCAGTTCCTATTCCATAGACGATGGTTCCGTGCTGACCCTCGGAGGCAAATTCAGCCCTGGCACTAACATTCTTCGGATTGTGGGTAAGAACCCTGGCAAAACAGGGTTGGGTCTGGTGGTCCAGGGTGGCTCTGGTTACCAGACGCTGAACTTAGCTGTCCGTGTTGGCAATAAGGGTAGTCAAGGCACGATTGAGATTACTGAGGATTCTTTGCCTCAGGGGGATACCCCAGCTCCACAAGCGAGAAATGCAGCGCAATCAAAGTTAAGCTATCCATCCGATTTGGTTCGCAGCGGTTTGAGTCTTGCCAATATCCAGGGGCAGATACCTGCTGGTTCACCGCTAGACATGGCCGTCAACCAGTGGATTGATGCGGTTGAGCAAGGGGTAAATGAAACGGATGCCTCACGTCGGTCGGGTGTTCAGTCGAATGTTTTGCAGCGGCTCACTGAGCTGGGTCAAACGACGCCCGTTGTTCAATCGCCTCCTCCAGAGTCATCGCCCACTGCCATACTCCCATCAAATCCTCCTTCCCTTCCTGAAGCTGCCAAGAATGAAGAGATTTCAGATGCTGTCGCTTCACGGATTGCTGCTTTAGAGAAGCAGGTTGAGACGAACACGAATGTTCTTTCAAAGCAGAAGAAAATCCTGGCTCAGGTTGAATCACAGCAGCAAACCTTTCTCGCTCGTTTTGATGCAATCGATTCCCAGAGCGAACAGTTCTTAGCTCAGCTCAGCGATATCAAGGCGGCAGACTCTAAGCCAGAGGAGAGTGCCACTGCTCAAGCTGTTCAGGTGCTCCCCTCTTCAGAAGCCGATTCCGAGCCAGTCGCTGAAGCCGAACCTCAAGCAGATGAGCAATCTGTTGTTGTGGCGAAGGAGGCAGCAGAACAGCCTCCTGAAGAAACGGAAGCTGAAACGAAAGCTGCATCGGTTCCGGTTATGAACGAACCAGAGGAGCAATTGCCTGAGGCTTCAAATGATTCGTTAGAGGAGATGAACTCTATTGAGCTAGCTCACGCTATTAAGCAAGGTTTGCACCAGAACTCGAAGGACTATCCCTACAGCTCTTGGAAGTATCGTCAGGTCAATAATGCTGTTCTAATCCTCAAGCGAGGAAACTCGATTGAGACAGCTTCCAAGTGGTCGGGTCTGGAGCTAGAGACCCTGCTTCAGCTTGCGAATGAAACACCCATGCAGGTTAGCCAAGGAGTTTCGCAATGAGAAGATTCACAGCACTTTTGTTGGGGGCTGCGGCCCTCGCATTAACGACCGTCAGTGCTAGCGCGATCGTAGACCCCTTCCATCAGCCCAGCCTGGATAACCTGACCTTTCGGGACTTACCGCCTGCCGATACTGGTGGAGAGATACAGATCCCTGGTGGACCCGGTATCCATTGGGAACGGGGCGAATCGCCCTCTGATTATTTGCCTGTGGGTGTGATCATGGACGGTTTGGGCGTCGGTGATCTGACACTCAATGATATTGGTGATGCTGTCGGTGTTAGTCCCGGCAAGTACACCTTAGATGATTTATTCCCGATGCAGTGGCAGACGCTTCAGCACTTGGTTGATGCCGTCCCTGAACTGCCGAACTATCGGGTGGCAGACGTGAAGCCTATTTTTGATGCATTGGGCGGGCAATACGCCGATTCGCTGATCGTTAATTTACCGACGGATGCCTTATCCAAGACCATTCCCAACTTGGTTGATTATTCTATTCACGACATCCCCAACTTAGCCAATACGCCCCTTGACCACTTTGACCGAGCGGGATGGTCCGAGATCTATGGGATTCCCGGCCTAGAGGATTTACCGTTTAGTAAATATCCCACCGCTTTGAAGACGCCGTTTTGGGCAAAGGTGGATGTTGTGTATGGAGATAAGGAATCCACGCGGCGGGACACCATCACCGGGTCGGTTCAGGAGAATAGCTGGTCGGTCCCCTGCGAGCAGCCCTGTGCCTATCTAGAGATGACCAATGCCCATACCGCCAGCGGCAACCTGAGCAAGTTTGGCTATCACGGCAAGCATTACATCGCAGGTGACTTCCAGAAGGTTAAGGGCGGCTGGGCCGGTCAGGAAAGTAACTGGGTGGGCGGTTATGAACCTGCCGGTCAACTGCCCTTTGGTGACTTTGCGAAGGTTTCAGCAGCCGGTCTGACTGAACAAAAAGGCAAGGGAGAGTTGCGCCTCAACTTTCGCTATTGTGAGCGGAGCTTTGGGGTGACGAAAGCCTGTACTCCCTACGGTGTGCATAACGGGATTGTGTCTACTCCCTTCATGCCGTTCAAGGAGACGGGAATTATCCCCGTGATGGCATTGACGGGCGCTCCTGCCAACAATGGGAGTCCCTCGAAAGAGGATAAGGCAGATGTTGATAAGACCGACCCTACCAAAACTGAGAAGGGTGGGAGTAATCCAATCAAGGGTATCAATCCGCCGAAGATTGGCTCATCTGAGCAGGGACAGTCGAGTACGACGCCACCCCCTGCTGCTGAAGATGAATGCAAGTATGACGGGCAAGCGATGTACAAGCCTGTT
The sequence above is a segment of the Acaryochloris thomasi RCC1774 genome. Coding sequences within it:
- a CDS encoding M23 family metallopeptidase, with amino-acid sequence MRRFTALLLGAAALALTTVSASAIVDPFHQPSLDNLTFRDLPPADTGGEIQIPGGPGIHWERGESPSDYLPVGVIMDGLGVGDLTLNDIGDAVGVSPGKYTLDDLFPMQWQTLQHLVDAVPELPNYRVADVKPIFDALGGQYADSLIVNLPTDALSKTIPNLVDYSIHDIPNLANTPLDHFDRAGWSEIYGIPGLEDLPFSKYPTALKTPFWAKVDVVYGDKESTRRDTITGSVQENSWSVPCEQPCAYLEMTNAHTASGNLSKFGYHGKHYIAGDFQKVKGGWAGQESNWVGGYEPAGQLPFGDFAKVSAAGLTEQKGKGELRLNFRYCERSFGVTKACTPYGVHNGIVSTPFMPFKETGIIPVMALTGAPANNGSPSKEDKADVDKTDPTKTEKGGSNPIKGINPPKIGSSEQGQSSTTPPPAAEDECKYDGQAMYKPVAGPITSGYGYRTHPISGQRRLHGGMDIGAPHGMAIGAAECGEVVFAGWHGAAAGNVVTIDHGGGIKTQYLHICAGCFFVKVGAQMERGEKIARVGSTGNSTGPHLHFNVKQNGTNKDPANYL
- a CDS encoding DUF29 domain-containing protein — protein: MTSTQLSTATHQPLHETDFVEWADQTAELLKQGKFDELDIEHLIEEVEDLGNSERKALRSQLTRLLMHLLKWQYQSDKRSGSWRGSIRESRKQIRRLVRDYPSLKNHLIEKFDLCYQDAAEDAADETGLPLETFPPECPYTAEQTLNSEFLPED